Proteins encoded together in one Bacteroidota bacterium window:
- a CDS encoding DUF5011 domain-containing protein: MKKQLIAVATIMFVGGTILMTSCKKDDTTAPTITLNGSATTYSSLNAAYNDAGATADDDKDGDLTSSISVTGSVNKDLAGTYTLKYTVSDAAGNEGTASRTVIVRNDAYAWAASYSVHDSCGPTTVYNYSQTVSTSTTVNNRITFNKFADYSGNTNIYANITAGGTAVDLPAQTATGIGTASETHTFTGVSGAKTTTGFNLTYTDLNVTAGGAAATCISKWTKL; encoded by the coding sequence ATGAAAAAGCAATTAATAGCCGTCGCCACTATCATGTTTGTTGGCGGAACAATACTAATGACAAGTTGTAAAAAAGATGACACTACTGCTCCTACGATCACATTAAATGGCAGTGCAACAACCTACAGTTCGCTTAATGCCGCATATAACGATGCGGGTGCTACAGCAGATGACGATAAGGATGGTGACCTTACAAGCAGCATTTCTGTAACCGGTTCTGTTAATAAGGACTTGGCAGGAACATATACATTAAAGTATACTGTTTCTGATGCAGCAGGTAATGAGGGTACTGCCAGCAGAACAGTTATTGTAAGAAATGATGCTTATGCATGGGCTGCTTCTTATTCTGTTCACGATTCTTGTGGTCCTACTACTGTTTACAATTATAGCCAAACAGTTAGTACTTCTACTACTGTTAATAACAGGATCACTTTTAATAAGTTCGCAGATTATTCCGGCAATACTAATATTTATGCAAATATTACAGCCGGTGGAACAGCCGTTGATCTGCCTGCTCAAACAGCTACAGGAATTGGTACGGCATCTGAAACTCATACTTTCACTGGTGTTTCCGGTGCAAAAACCACTACCGGTTTCAACTTAACCTATACCGATCTCAATGTTACTGCCGGAGGTGCGGCTGCAACATGTATTTCTAAATGGACTAAACTGTAA